A window from Actimicrobium sp. CCC2.4 encodes these proteins:
- a CDS encoding sulfite exporter TauE/SafE family protein: MTLSYIVSGFAVGLLVGLTGVGGGSLMTPLLTLMFGISPTVAVGTDLAFASATKVAGTFAHRFRGNVHWDIVRRLCLGALPAAVLTTLALKHFGGLDESIGQIIRYSIAGSVMLTVIAILFRTRMQRWMAAHPQYQLEGSRQANATIIAGVVLGTLVTISSIGAGAVGATLLVLLYPKLKPAEIAGTDIAYAVPLTAIAALGHWWIGSINWALLIMLLIGSVPGITIGSLAARAVPDKLLRGLLAVTLTGVAFKLVF, encoded by the coding sequence ATGACTCTTTCTTATATAGTTTCCGGTTTTGCAGTGGGTTTGCTGGTTGGCCTGACAGGTGTCGGCGGCGGATCGCTGATGACACCACTACTGACGCTCATGTTCGGCATCTCGCCCACGGTAGCAGTCGGCACCGATCTGGCGTTCGCCTCGGCCACCAAAGTCGCCGGCACGTTCGCGCATCGTTTTCGCGGTAATGTCCATTGGGACATCGTGCGCCGCCTGTGCCTCGGCGCGCTGCCGGCCGCCGTACTGACTACGCTGGCGCTGAAGCACTTTGGCGGACTCGACGAGTCCATCGGCCAGATCATCCGCTATTCGATCGCCGGCTCGGTAATGCTGACCGTGATAGCGATCCTGTTCCGCACCCGCATGCAGCGCTGGATGGCAGCGCACCCGCAATACCAGCTCGAAGGTTCCCGCCAGGCCAACGCCACCATCATCGCCGGTGTCGTGCTCGGCACGCTGGTGACGATTTCATCGATTGGTGCCGGTGCCGTCGGTGCCACGCTGCTGGTGCTGCTGTATCCGAAACTCAAGCCGGCAGAAATTGCCGGCACTGACATTGCCTATGCCGTACCATTGACGGCCATCGCCGCGCTAGGCCACTGGTGGATAGGATCGATCAACTGGGCATTGCTCATCATGCTGCTGATCGGTTCGGTGCCGGGCATTACGATCGGATCGCTGGCAGCACGTGCCGTACCG